A portion of the Meriones unguiculatus strain TT.TT164.6M chromosome 11, Bangor_MerUng_6.1, whole genome shotgun sequence genome contains these proteins:
- the Vasn gene encoding vasorin has product MPSRSCLPPLLLLLLLLLRSGVQGCPSGCQCHQPQIVFCTARQGPTVPRDVPPDTVGLYIFENGITTLDVGCFAGLPSLQLLDLSQNQITSLPGGIFQPLVNLSNLDLTANKLQEISNETFRGLRRLERLYLGKNRIRHIQAGAFDALDHLLELKLQDNELRVLPPLHLPRLLLLDLSYNSIPTLEAGVLDTANVEALRLAGLGLRRLDEGLFGRLRNLHDLDVSDNQLEHMPSVIQGLRGLTRLRLAGNTRIAHIRPEDLAGLTALQELDVSNLSLQALPSDLSSLFPRLRLLAAARNPFNCLCPLSWFGPWVRENHVVLASPEETRCHFPPKNAGRLLLDLDYADFGCPVTTTTATVPTIKPTIKEPTPSTSSQAPTWPSITEPTPQASTPPSTAPPTVKPAPQPRDCPASTCLNGGTCRVGARHHWECLCPEGFIGLYCESPVGQGMKPSSIPDTPRPSRPLPLSIEPVSPTSLRVELQRYLQGSAVQLRSLRLTYRNLSGPDRRLVTLRLPASLAEYTVTQLRPNATYSICVTPLGAGRIPEGEEACGEANTPQAVRSNHAPVTQAREGNLPLLIAPALAAVLLAVLAAAGAAYCVRRGRATSTAQDKGQVGPGTGPLELEGVKAPLEPSSKATEGGGEALSGGPECEVPLMGYPGPSLQGALPAKHYI; this is encoded by the coding sequence ATGCCCTCCAGGAGTTGCCTGCCACCTCTCctgctgttgctcctgctgctcctgagGTCTGGGGTCCAAGGCTGCCCATCAGGCTGCCAGTGCCACCAGCCACAGATTGTCTTCTGCACTGCCCGCCAGGGACCCACGGTTCCCCGAGACGTGCCACCTGACACGGTGGGCCTCTATATCTTCGAGAACGGCATCACTACACTTGACGTGGGCTGTTTTGCTGGCCTTCCAAGCCTGCAGCTCCTGGACTTGTCACAGAACCAGATCACTAGCCTGCCCGGTGGCATTTTTCAGCCACTTGTTAACCTTAGTAACCTGGACCTGACTGCCAACAAACTGCAAGAGATCTCCAATGAGACGTTCCGCGGCCTGCGACGCCTTGAACGCCTCTACCTGGGCAAGAACCGCATTCGCCACATCCAGGCTGGTGCCTTTGATGCCCTTGACCACCTTCTGGAGCTCAAGCTGCAGGACAATGAGCTCCGGGTGCTGCCCCCACTGCACTTGCCCCGCCTGCTGCTGCTGGACCTCAGCTACAACAGTATCCCAACCCTGGAAGCCGGAGTGCTGGATACTGCCAATGTAGAGGCATTGCGGTTGGCTGGCCTAGGGCTGCGGCGGCTAGATGAGGGGCTTTTCGGCCGCCTGCGCAACCTCCATGACCTGGATGTTTCTGACAACCAGTTGGAGCACATGCCATCTGTGATCCAAGGCTTGCGTGGCCTGACACGCCTGCGCCTAGCTGGCAACACCCGCATTGCCCATATACGGCCAGAGGACCTGGCTGGCCTGACAGCCCTGCAGGAACTGGACGTGAGCAACCTGAGCCTACAGGCCCTGCCCAGTGACCTCTCAAGTCTCTTTCCCCGCCTGCGCCTCCTAGCAGCTGCCAGAAACCCCTTCAATTGCTTGTGCCCCTTGAGCTGGTTTGGGCCTTGGGTGCGTGAGAACCATGTTGTGCTGGCCAGCCCTGAGGAGACACGTTGTCACTTCCCACCCAAGAATGCTGGCCGACTGCTCCTGGATCTGGACTATGCAGATTTTGGCTGCCCAGTCACCACTACCACAGCCACAGTACCTACCATAAAGCCTACTATCAAAGAGCCCACACCTTCGACTTCTAGCCAAGCCCCCACATGGCCCAGCATCACAGAGCCAACTCCCCAGGCCTCCACCCCACCATCCACGGCCCCACCAACCGTGAAGCCTGCTCCCCAGCCCCGGGACTGTCCGGCATCCACCTGCCTGAACGGTGGTACCTGCCGTGTAGGGGCAAGACACCACTGGGAGTGCTTGTGCCCAGAGGGCTTCATTGGCCTGTACTGTGAGAGTCCTGTGGGGCAAGGGATGAAACCCAGCTCCATACCGGACACTCCAAGGCCCTCCCGGCCCCTGCCTCTCAGCATTGAGCCAGTGAGCCCCACCTCCTTGCGTGTGGAGCTGCAGCGTTACTTACAGGGCAGCGCTGTGCAGCTCCGGAGCCTCCGCCTCACCTATCGTAACCTGTCTGGCCCTGACAGGCGGCTGGTGACCTTACGACTCCCTGCTTCTCTTGCAGAGTACACAGTCACCCAGCTGCGGCCCAATGCCACCTATTCTATCTGTGTCACACCCCTGGGAGCTGGGCGGATACCTGAAGGTGAGGAGGCCTGTGGGGAGGCCAACACCCCCCAGGCAGTCCGCTCCAATCATGCCCCAGTCACCCAGGCCCGTGAGGGCAATCTGCCACTCCTCATCGCACCTGCCCTGGCTGCCGTACTCCTGGCTGTGTTGGCTGCTGCAGGAGCAGCCTACTGTGTACGGCGGGGGCGGGCAACGTCTACAGCTCAGGACAAAGGGCAGGTGGGACCAGGGACTGGGCCCCTGGAACTAGAGGGGGTGAAAGCCCCCTTGGAGCCAAGCTCTAAGGCAacagagggaggtggggaggccctGTCAGGTGGTCCTGAATGTGAGGTGCCCCTTATGGGCTACCCAGGGCCCAGCCTCCAGGGCGCCCTCCCTGCTAAACACTACATCTAA